One Rhodococcus sp. P1Y DNA window includes the following coding sequences:
- a CDS encoding sugar ABC transporter ATP-binding protein — MTALLECRDLTKSFGGVPVLKGISLELEPGTVTALAGENGAGKSTLMKIATGQLRADTGTVTIGEHTLSSGDSGDAVRHGVAIVPQELASIDDMTVYENMFVGREKRRGIFLDRRAMIKDAAEALSVFDVSISPSARMGSLPVGLRQIIEIVKAARTGAQVVMLDEPTSAISEREVEGLYKVMQQLRDRGVAMVYTTHKMAEIRAIADRVVVLRDGKLITDEKLTDITDDDIVTAMIGRELENLFPVVGKETGDVVLEVENLHVAGASEPVNLTVRRGEIVGLAGLVGAGRTELLEALFGMRTVTSGTIKVDGRTVPKGKPAAAITAGMAMVPEDRKVNGVVLSMSVLDNGSLPRLSKFSVAGWLRNKSRASEVSGAMDSVRLRSRGLSQSVGTLSGGNQQKVVLARWLTGTVNVLLLDEPTRGVDVGARSEIYRIITEFASRGMAVVMASSDMPEIVGLSHRAFVMREGAFVGELDRDALDHPEVQDSVFRLATALDTRNPTAPSSTVTTDKRSSPQEAQQ; from the coding sequence ATGACCGCGCTACTCGAATGTCGCGACCTCACCAAGAGTTTCGGAGGAGTTCCCGTCCTCAAGGGAATCTCGCTCGAACTGGAACCGGGCACCGTAACTGCGCTGGCCGGTGAGAACGGGGCCGGCAAGTCGACTCTGATGAAGATCGCAACCGGCCAGCTCCGCGCCGACACGGGCACGGTCACCATCGGGGAACACACGCTCTCGTCCGGAGATTCGGGTGACGCTGTCCGCCACGGTGTGGCGATCGTTCCCCAAGAACTCGCCTCGATCGACGACATGACCGTCTACGAGAACATGTTCGTCGGTCGCGAGAAGCGTCGTGGAATCTTTCTCGATCGCCGGGCGATGATCAAGGACGCAGCCGAAGCACTCAGTGTCTTCGACGTCTCCATCTCCCCCTCGGCACGAATGGGCAGCCTGCCCGTCGGACTGAGGCAGATCATCGAAATCGTGAAAGCCGCGCGCACCGGTGCCCAGGTCGTCATGCTCGACGAACCGACCTCGGCGATCTCCGAGCGCGAGGTCGAAGGCCTGTACAAGGTCATGCAGCAGCTGCGAGACCGCGGTGTCGCCATGGTCTACACCACCCACAAGATGGCCGAGATCCGCGCGATCGCCGACCGCGTCGTCGTGTTGCGCGACGGAAAGTTGATCACCGACGAGAAGCTCACCGACATCACCGACGACGACATCGTCACCGCGATGATCGGCCGCGAACTGGAGAACCTGTTCCCGGTGGTGGGCAAGGAGACCGGGGACGTCGTTCTCGAAGTCGAGAACCTCCACGTGGCAGGAGCTTCCGAGCCGGTGAACTTGACGGTTCGACGTGGTGAAATCGTCGGCCTCGCAGGACTTGTCGGAGCGGGCCGGACCGAGCTTCTCGAAGCTCTGTTCGGAATGCGAACCGTGACGTCCGGAACGATCAAGGTCGACGGCCGAACGGTACCCAAAGGCAAGCCTGCTGCGGCGATCACCGCAGGCATGGCCATGGTGCCCGAGGACCGGAAGGTCAACGGCGTGGTGCTGTCGATGAGTGTGCTGGACAACGGTTCTCTGCCGAGGCTCTCGAAGTTCAGCGTCGCGGGCTGGCTCCGAAACAAATCTCGCGCCTCCGAAGTGAGCGGTGCAATGGATTCCGTTCGGTTGCGTAGCCGCGGACTGAGCCAGAGCGTGGGCACTTTGTCCGGGGGAAATCAGCAGAAGGTAGTACTGGCCCGGTGGTTGACGGGTACGGTCAATGTGTTGCTTCTCGACGAACCCACTCGTGGCGTCGATGTCGGAGCCCGCTCCGAGATCTATCGCATCATCACCGAATTTGCAAGCCGCGGAATGGCCGTCGTCATGGCATCTTCGGACATGCCCGAGATCGTGGGACTCTCGCACCGAGCGTTCGTCATGCGTGAGGGCGCCTTCGTCGGTGAACTCGACCGCGATGCGCTCGATCACCCGGAAGTTCAGGACTCGGTGTTCCGTCTGGCCACCGCACTCGATACGAGAAACCCGACTGCTCCGAGCAGCACCGTCACGACCGACAAGCGG